AATTCAGGCTGGGCGATACGCAGGGGCTGCCGCCGCCCTGCGCTCACACTGGCTATCGCCGCCGCCCTGTTTAGCAGCCTAAGCCCGGCCACAGCCGAAACCTGGCGCTTTGCACTGATCGGCGACACGCCCTATACCGCTTACGAGCGGGCCGAGCTGCCGAAAATGCTCGAGGCCATCGCCGACCATCATGTCGAATTCGTCGCCCATGTCGGCGACTTCAAGAATGGCCAGACACCCTGTGATGATCAGCGTTTCGCCGATCGGCAACAGCTCTTCAATGCCTCCCGCGCTCCCTTCGTCTATGTGCCCGGCGACAACGAATGGACCGATTGCGCCCGACAATCCTGCGGTGGCTACGATCCCGTTGAGCGCCTGCAAAAACTGCGCAGCCTTTTCTGGGCTGATGGCCTCTCCCTCGGCCGCAAGAAAATTGCCCTTGAGCGGCAGCCTGGCGAATATGCCGAACACAGCCGCTTCCGGCTCGGCCCCGTCCTTTTTGTCACCCTTAATCTGCCTGGCGACGACAATCACCGGAGCAAAAGCCGCGACCCTCGGCCGGAGTTTCTGGCCAGAAACCCGGTCGTCGTCGAATGGCTGCGCGACAGTTTCAAACTGGCCCGACAGGAAAAACTGGCCGGGGTCGTCCTGCTTTTCCAGGCCAATCCGGCCTTTCCCCACTTCAATCAGGGTTTGGTCCACGATGGCTTTCGTGACTTCCTCACCACCCTGCGCGATGAAACGGCCAGCTTTTCCGGCCAGGTCGTCGCGGTACACGGTGATTCGCACATCAACCGCATTGACCAGCCCATGCGCGATGCCCACGGTAGAACGATGCGCAACTTTGTCCGCGTCGAAACCTTCGGCTACCCCTTCATGGGCTGGACGCACGGCGTGATCGATAGCGACTTGCCAACCCTGTTCCGATTCGAAAACCACCCCTGGCCACCGAGACAACCATAAAAAATGCCCGCCGAAGCGGGCATTCCCGATGAGATACTGGCGACCGCTTAGTGGCAGCCTTCCTCGTCATCATCACCGCCATGGACGTGGCCGTGTTCGATTTCTTCGGCGCTGGCCGGACGAATGGCCGTCACCGTGCAGGTAAACACCAGGGCCATGCCGGCCAGGGGGTGATTGCCGTCGAGAACGACCTTGTCATCGGCGATGTCGGTGACGCGATAAATCACGAAATCGTCGTCATCGCCTTCTTCCGGGCCGCCTTCGAACTGCATGCCGACCTCGAGCTCCTTGGGGAAATCCTTGCGTGGCTCGATCTGTACCATCTCGGCATCGTAGTCACCGAAAGCCTCATCCGGCTGCAGCTTGACCTTGACCGATTCGCCGACCTTCTTGCCCTGCAGGGCTTCCTCGATCAGCGGGAAAATGTCGTCGTAACCACCATGCAGGTATACCAGCGGCTCACGGCCTTCATCGACCACTTCGCCATCGGGATCGGTGACGTGGTAATCGAGGGTGATGACGGAATTCTTGGAAACCTGCTCGTTCATTTTGTATGGGTCCTAGTGTCGGTGGGTGTTTCCGGCGTTTCGGGTGCACGATTGCGTGCCTTGGTGAAAAATTCACTGACCGGTGTGACAGCCAATTCTACCATTTCAGCCCGCAGGTAGCCTGCCCCGGAGCTTGCGGAACAAATGAAAGCGAAGGATTCGCCATGCTGGCCGGCAACCTGGTACGGCACGAAGGCGAAAAAAAGCCCCGGAATCGCTTCCGGGGCTAACCGAGGTTACTGCAGAGAGAAAGCTTGGCCGTCAGGCGTAGGTCGGGGCGAATGCCGCTTCGGGATTGGTCGCCGGCCCCTTGTCGGTCCAGTACGGTGAAAGCTTGCGCAACTGGGCGACGATAGGTGGCACGGCTTCGATGACGCGGTCGATTTCCGCTTCGGTGTTATAGACCGACAGCGAGAAACGGATCGTCCCGTGTGCAGCGGTGTAGGGAATGCCCATCGCCCGCATAACGTGCGAGGGCTCAAGCGAACCGGATGTGCAGGCCGAACCCGAACTGCCGGCAATACCCATCTTGTTGAGCAGCAAGAGAATGGCTTCGCCTTCGATGTACTCGAAAGCAATATTGCTGGTGTTGGGCAGGCGGTTCGTCACATCACCGGTCGGGAAGCAGTGCGTCACCTGACTGAGGATGCCTTTTTCCAACTTGTCGCGTAGGCGGCGGACCTCTGTGTTTTCCACCTCCATTTTCTGCATGGCCAACTCGCACGCCATGCCGAGGCCAACGATGGAGGCCGAATTCTCGGTCCCGGCGCGGCGCCCGCGCTCCTGGTGACCGCCACGCAGCAGCGGACGGAAGCGGCAGCCCCGGCGCAGGTAAAGGACACCGATGCCTTTGGGTGCATGCAGCTTGTGACCGGACAACGACAGCATGTCGATCTTGCTGTTCTTGAGGTCGATGGGAATCTTGCCCACTGCCTGCACTGCATCGGTGTGGAACATGATGCCCTTGGCGGCAGCCAGTTCGGCCATGTCGACCACCGGGAAGATGGTGCCTGTTTCATTATTCGCCCACATCACCGAAACGACGGCGACACGGTCATTCAACAGGGACTTGTATTCGTCCATGTCAATGCGGCCTTTCTTGTCCACCTTGAGCTTGTGGACGACATAGCCCTCTTTCTCCAACCACTCGCAGAGCGTCAGGATGGCCGGATGCTCGACATTGGTGGTGATTACCGTATTGCGGTCGGGCTGCGCCTTGAGCGCCGAGAGTATGGCCGTCGAGTCGGACTCGGTGCCGCAGGAGGTAAAGATGATTTCCGAGTCATGCTCGGCCCCGAGCAGCGCCTGAACCTGGCTGCGCGCCTTCTTCAGCGCCTTGCCGACTTCACTGCCGAAGGCGTGGATCGACGAGGCATTGCCGAAATGCTCAGTGAAGAACGGGAGCATGGCCTGGACCACGGCGGGATCGCAGCGCGTGGTGGCATTGTTGTCCAGATAGATCGGTTCCATGGCACAGTCCTTTGGGTTCTCTGTTGGGATTGGGGACTTGGTATTTATGCTTCGACCGGCATGTGGGACGACGGCAGCACCTGCACCAGTTCGCCCAGCGTTTCGATCATCTTCTGCTGAATGCCGCCCAGAGTCGCTGCTTCCATCATGCAACCGGAACAGGCGCCCTTGAGGTGCACATAGATTTTCTTGCCCTGCACATCGGCCAGTTCGACATCACCGTGGTCGCGCTGGAGCATCGGGCGAACGGATTCGAGAACCTCCTCGATCTTCTTGATCTTCTGCACCAGGGTCAGCTTGGTCGACGGCGGCTTCGGTGCTTCCGGTGTCGCCGGGCAAGCCGGCGGCGGCGAGACTTCGCCGGGACCGGCACGGTCAGCCTTGACCTTGGCGAGAATTTCCTCGATGCCTTCGTGGCAGGCAGCGCAGCCGCCACCAGCCTTGGTGTAGAAAGTGACTTCCTCGACGGTATGCAGATCGTTGGCCTTGACCACATCCTCGATCATCACGGCATCGATGGCGAAGCACTTGCAGATCAGCGCGCCCTCTTCATGATCATCCGACCATTCCTCGCCCCGGTAGTTGGCGATGGCAGCCTGCAGGGCTTCGCGCCCCATGACTGAGCAGTGCATCTTTTCCGGCGGCAGGCCGTCGAGATAGTCGGCAATGTTCTGGTTGGAGACTTCGAGCGCCTGGTCGAGCGTCATGCCCTTGACCATTTCGGTCAGTGCCGACGACGAGGCGATGGCCGAGCCGCAGCCGAAGGTCTGAAAATGGGCGTCGAGGATGATCTCGGTTTCCGGCTCGACCTTGAGCATCAGGCGCAGCGCATCGCCGCACTGGATCGAACCGACGTCGCCGATACCATTCGCCTCTTCCAGCGGACCTGAATTGCGCGGGTTGAAGAAGTGTTCGCGAACCTTGTCTGAATATTCCCACATGGCAAATGCTCCTTAAACCGAGAAAGAAGAGCCGCAGGAACACTGGGCGCTAGCGTTGGGGTTGTCGAACTTGAAACCGGTGTGGGTCAGCGTATCGACGAAATCGACGGTGACGTTGTCGATCATCGGGAAGGTCATGGCATCGACCAGCAGCTTGACGCCATCGACTTCCATTTCCCAGTCATCCTCGGCCTTGTCGGATTCCAGCTTCATGCCGTATTGCAGGCCGGAGCAACCACCGCCGGAAATGGTCAGACGCAGCCCGATAACGGGGGTTTCGGAACCGCGAATGAAGCGTTGAACAGCCTTAACGGCAGCGGGGGTCAAATTGATCATGGCGATTCTCCCAGAGTAGATGGGCTAGTCATTGCAAGCCCTGTGCCATGCCAGAACCCTTTGCTAAGCTAATGAAATCATTGAATTGTTGCAGCGCAGCGCATTGTCGCCTTTGCGACAAATCAGCCAAGAACGTGTTCGTAGGCCCGGCGCAGCAGATTGCGCTCAAGTTCGCTGAGCTGGCGCGACTCGGTGATGGCGATAAAGCGGGCATGGATGCGCTCAGCCGCGGCAAAAGGCGGATCGATGCCGACAAAGGCGGCGAGAAGAACCGGCAAATCACCCTCCGGCGTATCGACCCAGGCCTGAAAATCGGCCACCGGCTCGATGGCCCCCTCGGCCAGCCCGAGCTGGATTTCCGCCTCGCGGACGACCGCTGTCGGGTGAAACTGAATGGTTGGCGAATAGTCTTCGTCACGCAATGCCGACAGCGCCGGCAGCGGCTTGAAGGCGACGACACCGGACCCCGGACAGAGAAAGCGGACACGGCCGCTGGTCGCCTGTTTGTGGAGGAGAATCAACCGGGGCAGGACAGTCATCGTCTATTTCATGTATTCGGCGATGACTGCTTCGCCGCGAAGTTTGTCCGGACGGCCCCATACCTGAACCGAATCGACGTAGCTGTCGTCAATGTCCGGATGCGGCAACAGTACCTGATATTCGGCGAAGATGCGCCCGTCAGGAAAGAACGTGACTTTGCCAAACCGCTCCATCCCCCGCCAATAGGCCAGCACACTGACCTCGTGCGAAAACGGATCGGTTGTTTCCTCAAAGACGGCATCGGCCCAGACTGGCTCCTTGCCAATCGACAGGCCGAGCTTTTCCACCTGAGCACGCAGGGCGGCGCAGACAGCCTCGCCCTCTGCGGCATCGGGATGGGCCACCATGATCAGGCCGGCGCGTAGGTGTAGCAGTCCTTGGGACAGACACGTCCGCAGGAGCCGCAACCGATACAGTCGGCCGGATTTGCCAGCGACATGACCATCATGTTGTCGTCTTCGTCATCGTTGTCGTCGTCCAGTTCGCGTTCGACCAGATCGAGCACATTGCGCGGACAGACCTTGTAGCAGCGGCCACAGCCGATGCACTTGGACTGGTCAAGATGGGTGGCGAATTGCGGCGTCCATTCGGCGCCGCCCTTGGTAAGTCCGGTAATCATGCGGGTTGTCCTTTCTGCGCGGCCGCCAGGCGGGCGCTGGCCGCCGCCCATGCCTGACAGGCCTCGAAAGTGGATTGGGAAAGGGAGGGGATCTCGTGGTAGGCCGCTGGCAGGCGGTCTTCGACAAGATCGTGCATCTGCGAGGCCCACTCGGAAGCGATGCGTTTGAGCTTCTTCACTTCCTTGTCGAGGGCGGCGAGTTCTTCGTCAGTCATGCCGCCCTCCCCTTACAGACCGGCAACAGCCGAGTTCTGGCCGATACGCTCGATAGCGACGCCGAGAATCTTGTCCGCTTCATCCTTCATTTTGGACAGGCTGGCAAAGCCGAAACGATGCACGTCACGCAGGGTGCGATCCACCGCAACCAGCTTGCCGACGGTAATCAGCGCCCGGCCGAAGCCTTCATGGGTCAGATGGACCAGCGGCACGGCGAGCAGCTTGCACTCCTTCTCGATGAGCACGGCGATGGCATTGTAGAAAGCCTTGACGCGCGAAATGGTCTCATCGTCCGGATCACCGATCAGCGGGATGTCCGCCTTGCGTTCCTTGGTCAGGACATACGGGTCGAGAATCTTTTCGACCGTCCACCCGGTATAGGTGCCATAGGTGTCGAGGGCGCGCATCTGGCGGGCCATTTCCTTGACGAAGTCGGTTTCGAAGATGGGATCAGCGCTCATGGTGAAACTCCTGTTGGGAAACATTGATTTGATGTGAAAGGGGAACAATCGAAATGACAAAACGGGCGATGACCAGTGCGCTCATGAAGCCGGCGATGGCCCCCTGGGCCGCCGCGGCATCGCTCCCGGCAACGAACGAACCGAGGGCGGCACCAAGCACCATGGCGATGGCCGGCGAGAGGTAAACCAGCAGGGCGGTGTTCATCCTTCCCACCCCTCTTCCTCCATCGAGGCAAAGCGATCCTCTTCCCTGGCCTTGGCCTGAGCCGAGATGGCCCGGTCAATCCAGACGACGCCACCGTCGTTCATCGCCTTCGAAATCTGGCCCAACAGCTCGTCGACCGCATCAATCTCGTCCACCCGGATCGGCTGAATTCCCTTCGCCATCAGCTTCTTGATCGCCGACGCGCCAATCGCCATCACGTACACCGCGGCGCAGCCTTCAAGGAAATCGACTTTCGCTGTCAGCTTGTCCTCGTTGCCATCCATCGCCTCTTCGGCAAATTCGCCGACGCCAACCAGCGTCGCCCTGTCCGGAGTGACTTCATAGATCACGAAACCTTCGGCCGCCCCGAAGTGCTGATTGACGCGAGACCGGTCGGTCGAAGCGAAGGCCACCTTGATCACGGCTTCGGGCTCCTGCCTAATGGACCAGACCAGCTGCAGCCGACGAGAGGACATGTTGTTTACCGGCGCCATCGCGGTCGTCGGCCCAGTAGATTGATCGATAGGGTGCGAGTTCATGGTGTTGTCCCAGCATCAGGTTGGCGAGATCAAACAGGGCCTGCCGCGTACCGCGGTAGCCCACCCAGGTGCGGGCGTAGCCGCCCACATGGTCGTATTGCGGAAAACCGGCGCGCAGCAACGGCAAGCCCAGACGGGCAGCCGTTTCGGCGGCATGCGAATTTGCGATGACGAGTTGGGCTTCACCTACTTTCGCTTCTTTCTCCATATCTTCCAGATCACCGACGATGACCTTGGCGATGGGCAATGCGGCGAGGCTTTCATGCTTGTGCGTGCACACGGCGCTGACAATGTCGGCCCCCATGCTGGTCAGGAAGCGCACCTGCATGCCGACCAGATCGGGATCGCCGGCCAGGGCGACGCGGGCGAAGCCGATCATGAAGTGGCTATCGACCATCGCATCCTGCAACTGGGCACGATGACGCTCGATCTTCTCCGGCACTGGCTTGCCGGAAATGTCAGCCAGCGCTTGCGTAAAGGCATCGCAATCATCGAGGCCCATGAGCCCGGCAAAGTGATGATCGGGTACGCCCGTACGCGCTTTCAGAAGTATCGCTGCCTTGTGCAGCGACGGGCCCACCACCAAGGTGGCGGCCGACTCGCCCATGATCTCGATTTCCGAGCGCGGCGTACCACCGATGGTCAGGGATGAGGTTTCCGCCTCGACCAGATGACCATCCAGTGAATCACCGATATCCGGCACAACCACCGGGCGCAGGCCAAAGGCTTCGATCCACTCCTTGATGGCCTCGATATCACCCGGCGTCAGCATGGCCGAGGCCAGCACATTGACCTGCTTCGGCCGCTTGCCGGCGTTCTGCCCTTCCGGCACGAGGGTCTCGATCAGGGCTTCGATGGCCATCGCGTAACCGCTTTCCAGGCAACCGACGTAATCCGGCGTGTTGACCGGGACGACTGCGACATGGGCGAATTCCGGATGGGCCGCGCGAAAATCGCGGACCGAACGGCGAATATCGCAACCCTGCGTTTCCGAGAGGCCGGTGGTCACCAGCCCGATGATGTCCGGCTTGCTTTTGTCCGAGAGGGTACGCAGTGCCTCGATCACATTGTCATCGGCCCCCATGATGCTCGACACCTGATCCATCGCCGTCGTTTGTAGGGGAATCGGCTCGCGGA
The DNA window shown above is from Dechloromonas sp. HYN0024 and carries:
- a CDS encoding SoxR reducing system RseC family protein → MNTALLVYLSPAIAMVLGAALGSFVAGSDAAAAQGAIAGFMSALVIARFVISIVPLSHQINVSQQEFHHER
- a CDS encoding NifX-associated nitrogen fixation protein; this encodes MSADPIFETDFVKEMARQMRALDTYGTYTGWTVEKILDPYVLTKERKADIPLIGDPDDETISRVKAFYNAIAVLIEKECKLLAVPLVHLTHEGFGRALITVGKLVAVDRTLRDVHRFGFASLSKMKDEADKILGVAIERIGQNSAVAGL
- the nifN gene encoding nitrogenase iron-molybdenum cofactor biosynthesis protein NifN codes for the protein MAEIFLSKKALAVNPLKVSQTIGASLAFLGLNRSLPLMHGSQGCTAFGKVFFVRHFREPIPLQTTAMDQVSSIMGADDNVIEALRTLSDKSKPDIIGLVTTGLSETQGCDIRRSVRDFRAAHPEFAHVAVVPVNTPDYVGCLESGYAMAIEALIETLVPEGQNAGKRPKQVNVLASAMLTPGDIEAIKEWIEAFGLRPVVVPDIGDSLDGHLVEAETSSLTIGGTPRSEIEIMGESAATLVVGPSLHKAAILLKARTGVPDHHFAGLMGLDDCDAFTQALADISGKPVPEKIERHRAQLQDAMVDSHFMIGFARVALAGDPDLVGMQVRFLTSMGADIVSAVCTHKHESLAALPIAKVIVGDLEDMEKEAKVGEAQLVIANSHAAETAARLGLPLLRAGFPQYDHVGGYARTWVGYRGTRQALFDLANLMLGQHHELAPYRSIYWADDRDGAGKQHVLSSAAAGLVH
- the nifS gene encoding cysteine desulfurase NifS; amino-acid sequence: MEPIYLDNNATTRCDPAVVQAMLPFFTEHFGNASSIHAFGSEVGKALKKARSQVQALLGAEHDSEIIFTSCGTESDSTAILSALKAQPDRNTVITTNVEHPAILTLCEWLEKEGYVVHKLKVDKKGRIDMDEYKSLLNDRVAVVSVMWANNETGTIFPVVDMAELAAAKGIMFHTDAVQAVGKIPIDLKNSKIDMLSLSGHKLHAPKGIGVLYLRRGCRFRPLLRGGHQERGRRAGTENSASIVGLGMACELAMQKMEVENTEVRRLRDKLEKGILSQVTHCFPTGDVTNRLPNTSNIAFEYIEGEAILLLLNKMGIAGSSGSACTSGSLEPSHVMRAMGIPYTAAHGTIRFSLSVYNTEAEIDRVIEAVPPIVAQLRKLSPYWTDKGPATNPEAAFAPTYA
- a CDS encoding NifB/NifX family molybdenum-iron cluster-binding protein, which translates into the protein MSSRRLQLVWSIRQEPEAVIKVAFASTDRSRVNQHFGAAEGFVIYEVTPDRATLVGVGEFAEEAMDGNEDKLTAKVDFLEGCAAVYVMAIGASAIKKLMAKGIQPIRVDEIDAVDELLGQISKAMNDGGVVWIDRAISAQAKAREEDRFASMEEEGWEG
- a CDS encoding peptidylprolyl isomerase yields the protein MNEQVSKNSVITLDYHVTDPDGEVVDEGREPLVYLHGGYDDIFPLIEEALQGKKVGESVKVKLQPDEAFGDYDAEMVQIEPRKDFPKELEVGMQFEGGPEEGDDDDFVIYRVTDIADDKVVLDGNHPLAGMALVFTCTVTAIRPASAEEIEHGHVHGGDDDEEGCH
- a CDS encoding iron-sulfur cluster assembly accessory protein — translated: MINLTPAAVKAVQRFIRGSETPVIGLRLTISGGGCSGLQYGMKLESDKAEDDWEMEVDGVKLLVDAMTFPMIDNVTVDFVDTLTHTGFKFDNPNASAQCSCGSSFSV
- a CDS encoding CCE_0567 family metalloprotein; its protein translation is MTDEELAALDKEVKKLKRIASEWASQMHDLVEDRLPAAYHEIPSLSQSTFEACQAWAAASARLAAAQKGQPA
- the fdxB gene encoding ferredoxin III, nif-specific encodes the protein MITGLTKGGAEWTPQFATHLDQSKCIGCGRCYKVCPRNVLDLVERELDDDNDDEDDNMMVMSLANPADCIGCGSCGRVCPKDCYTYAPA
- the nifU gene encoding Fe-S cluster assembly protein NifU; amino-acid sequence: MWEYSDKVREHFFNPRNSGPLEEANGIGDVGSIQCGDALRLMLKVEPETEIILDAHFQTFGCGSAIASSSALTEMVKGMTLDQALEVSNQNIADYLDGLPPEKMHCSVMGREALQAAIANYRGEEWSDDHEEGALICKCFAIDAVMIEDVVKANDLHTVEEVTFYTKAGGGCAACHEGIEEILAKVKADRAGPGEVSPPPACPATPEAPKPPSTKLTLVQKIKKIEEVLESVRPMLQRDHGDVELADVQGKKIYVHLKGACSGCMMEAATLGGIQQKMIETLGELVQVLPSSHMPVEA